From one Triticum aestivum cultivar Chinese Spring chromosome 4B, IWGSC CS RefSeq v2.1, whole genome shotgun sequence genomic stretch:
- the LOC123089572 gene encoding probable low-specificity L-threonine aldolase 2 isoform X1, giving the protein MATKVVDLRSDTVTKPSEAMRAAMAAADVEDDILGSDPTARRFEAEMARIMGKEAALFVPSGTMANLISVLAHCDTRGSEAILGDNSHIHVYEHGGISTLGGVHPRIVANNADGTMDIDKIVAAIRSPDGSLYYPTTRLICLENTQGNCGGKCLSVEYTDKVGEVAKTHGLKLHIDGARIFNASAALGVPVDRLVRAADSVSVGLAKGIGAPVGSVIVGSKAFIHKATILRKTLGGGIRQVGILCAAAEVAVRDTVGKLADDHRKAKVLADGLKKIEHFTVDLASVETNLVFFDMADARISPAKLCQVLEQRNVLATPIGSKSVRLAVHYQISDGDVQYTLTCIEEAVKEILTGDAKLEHLTNSAATNSEGR; this is encoded by the exons ATGGCGACCAAGGTGGTGGACCTCCGCTCCGACACGGTGACCAAGCCCTCGGAGGCCATGcgcgccgccatggccgcggcGGACGTGGAGGACGACATCCTGGGCTCGGACCCGACCGCGCGCCGCTTCGAGGCGGAGATGGCCCGGATCATGGGCAAGGAGGCCGCGCTGTTCGTGCCGTCGGGCACCATGGCCAACCTCATATCCGTCCTCGCGCACTGCGACACGAGGGGCAGCGAGGCCATCCTCGGCGACAACtcacacatccacgtctacgagcacgGCGGCATCTCCACCCTCGGCGGCGTCCACCCCAGGATCGTCGCCAACAACGCCGACGGCACCATGGACATCGACAAGATCGTTGCCGCCATCAGGAGTCCGGATGGGTCACTGTACTATCCCACCACCAGGCTCATCTGCTTGGAGAACACACAGGGAAA ttGCGGCGGGAAGTGTCTTTCTGTAGAATACACCGATAAGGTTGGTGAAGTTGCTAAAACCCACGGCTTGAAGCTTCATATCGACGGAGCTCGTATTTTCAATGCCTCCGCA GCGCTTGGGGTTCCTGTTGATAGACTTGTGAGAGCTGCTGATTCGGTTTCG GTAGGCCTAGCGAAAGGGATAGGTGCTCCTGTTGGATCAGTTATTGTTGGTTCCAAGGCCTTCATACACAAG GCTACAATTCTTAGGAAGACACTAGGTGGTGGGATAAGGCAGGTAGGAATTCTTTGTGCTGCTGCCGAAGTTGCAGTCCGCGACACCGTCGGCAAGCTTGCGGACGATCATAGGAAGGCTAAAGTCTTAGCAG ACGGGCTGAAGAAAATCGAACACTTTACAGTTGATTTAGCTTCAGTGGAGACCAATTTG GTGTTCTTTGATATGGCGGATGCACGCATATCACCTGCCAAACTGTGTCAAGTCCTGGAACAGCGCAATGTGCTTGCAACGCCAATAGGCTCCAAGAG CGTCAGACTTGCGGTACACTACCAAATTTCAGATGGTGACGTCCAGTATACTTTGACATGCATCGAG GAAGCCGTGAAGGAAATACTGACTGGCGATGCGAAATTGGAGCATCTGACGAACAGCGCTGCCACGAATTCAGAAGGGCGCTAG
- the LOC123089572 gene encoding probable low-specificity L-threonine aldolase 2 isoform X2, whose product MATKVVDLRSDTVTKPSEAMRAAMAAADVEDDILGSDPTARRFEAEMARIMGKEAALFVPSGTMANLISVLAHCDTRGSEAILGDNSHIHVYEHGGISTLGGVHPRIVANNADGTMDIDKIVAAIRSPDGSLYYPTTRLICLENTQGNCGGKCLSVEYTDKVGEVAKTHGLKLHIDGARIFNASAALGVPVDRLVRAADSVSVGLAKGIGAPVGSVIVGSKAFIHKATILRKTLGGGIRQVGILCAAAEVAVRDTVGKLADDHRKAKVLADGLKKIEHFTVDLASVETNLVFFDMADARISPAKLCQVLEQRNVLATPIGSKSACVYLCFVYNFILNSPNLQRQTCGTLPNFRW is encoded by the exons ATGGCGACCAAGGTGGTGGACCTCCGCTCCGACACGGTGACCAAGCCCTCGGAGGCCATGcgcgccgccatggccgcggcGGACGTGGAGGACGACATCCTGGGCTCGGACCCGACCGCGCGCCGCTTCGAGGCGGAGATGGCCCGGATCATGGGCAAGGAGGCCGCGCTGTTCGTGCCGTCGGGCACCATGGCCAACCTCATATCCGTCCTCGCGCACTGCGACACGAGGGGCAGCGAGGCCATCCTCGGCGACAACtcacacatccacgtctacgagcacgGCGGCATCTCCACCCTCGGCGGCGTCCACCCCAGGATCGTCGCCAACAACGCCGACGGCACCATGGACATCGACAAGATCGTTGCCGCCATCAGGAGTCCGGATGGGTCACTGTACTATCCCACCACCAGGCTCATCTGCTTGGAGAACACACAGGGAAA ttGCGGCGGGAAGTGTCTTTCTGTAGAATACACCGATAAGGTTGGTGAAGTTGCTAAAACCCACGGCTTGAAGCTTCATATCGACGGAGCTCGTATTTTCAATGCCTCCGCA GCGCTTGGGGTTCCTGTTGATAGACTTGTGAGAGCTGCTGATTCGGTTTCG GTAGGCCTAGCGAAAGGGATAGGTGCTCCTGTTGGATCAGTTATTGTTGGTTCCAAGGCCTTCATACACAAG GCTACAATTCTTAGGAAGACACTAGGTGGTGGGATAAGGCAGGTAGGAATTCTTTGTGCTGCTGCCGAAGTTGCAGTCCGCGACACCGTCGGCAAGCTTGCGGACGATCATAGGAAGGCTAAAGTCTTAGCAG ACGGGCTGAAGAAAATCGAACACTTTACAGTTGATTTAGCTTCAGTGGAGACCAATTTG GTGTTCTTTGATATGGCGGATGCACGCATATCACCTGCCAAACTGTGTCAAGTCCTGGAACAGCGCAATGTGCTTGCAACGCCAATAGGCTCCAAGAG TGCCTGTGTATATTTATGCTTCGTATATAACTTCATTTTGAACTCCCCCAATCTACAGCGTCAGACTTGCGGTACACTACCAAATTTCAGATGGTGA
- the LOC123093818 gene encoding uncharacterized protein isoform X2 gives MGAAAPLTLRDFLEMACESSCSDGFRSYPRRLLPCPVPSCDDGVQAKIKAETAPVRLLIEADLRRSPSRTLSSLLFPRSPRSLAAISRLSRTLSRRLVFWRRHPGDDGSERDSLGLPSPVVSSCCASEYAESDAEAPGPPPVDAAEEKPASKPSPSPSPSSSSGSVDADDGPAAAGAKHKEQLTHGGDAVGSTEEEKQQLSPVSVMDFPFLHHHHDDDGDETSDPGTCSPATPFQHCLPDDPQRSNKAQAQELLLLHKIRRLDGLAHAVGPVDLEAQFGTESDRQSAESDDTHTQTSNSSSTSADHGVAATWSPRCWSGADREAERGPDVPRRLLARLLKDDDDDGTAVTSGATERLLLDFFEEGLDRRRASEAGPVIGASRPSDHESALVRAARDWVQGARTRWGAEDVLYAGEAALADMDRGRRWVRAGEEEREVCAALEGLMMDALVAELVCDLALAARRRRTL, from the exons ATGGGGgcggcggcgccgctgacgctgcgGGACTTCCTGGAGATGGCGTGCGAGTCCAGCTGCAGCGACGGCTTCCGCTCCTACCCGCGCCGCCTgctcccctgccccgtcccctcCTGCGACGACGGCGTGCAGGCCAAGATTAAGGCGGAGACGGCGCCCGTGCGGCTgctcatcgaggccgacctgcggCGGAGCCCGTCGCGGAcgctctcctccctcctcttcccgAGGAGCCCCCGGTCGCTGGCCGCCATCTCGCGCCTCTCCAGGACCCTCTCGCGGCGGCTCGTCTTCTGGAGGCGACACCCCGGCGACGACGGCAGCGAGCGGGACTCCCTCGGCCTCCCGTCGCCCGTCGTCAGCAGCTGCTGCGCGTCCGAGTACGCCGAGTCGGACGCCGAGGCGCCTGGCCCGCCGCCCGTCGACGCGGCGGAGGAGAAGCCCGCCTcgaagccgtcgccgtcgccgtcgccgtcgtccagCTCGGGCAGCGTCGACGCGGAcgacggccccgccgccgccggtgccAAGCACAAG GAGCAGCTAACACATGGCGGCGATGCCGTCGGGTCgacggaggaggagaagcagcagcTGAGCCCCGTCTCCGTCATGGACTTCcccttcctccaccaccaccacgacgacgacggcgacgaaacGAGCGACCCCGGCACCTGCTCGCCTGCTACCCCCTTCCAGCACTGCCTCCCCGATGATCCCCAAC GGTCGAACAAGGCGCAGGCgcaggagctgctgctgctgcacaagATCCGACGGCTCGACGGCCTGGCGCATGCGGTGGGCCCCGTGGATCTCGAGGCGCAGTTCGGCACCGAATCTGATCGCCAGTCTGCGGAATCTGACGACACGCACACCCAGACGAGCAACTCCAGCAGCACCAGCGCCGACCACGGCGTGGCGGCGACGTGGTCACCACGGTGCTGGAGCGGCGCCGATCGTGAAGCAGAGCGCGGACCTGACGTGCCCCGGCGCCTCCTCGCGCGACTCCTcaaagacgacgacgacgacggcacgGCAGTTACTTCGGGTGCCACGGAACGGCTGCTCCTTGACTTCTTCGAGGAGGGACTCGACCGGCGCCGTGCGTCGGAGGCAGGGCCGGTGATCGGCGCGTCGAGGCCGTCGGACCACGAGTCGGCGCTGGTGCGTGCGGCACGGGATTGGGTGCAGGGCGCCAGGACGCGGTGGGGCGCGGAGGACGTGTTGTACGCCGGGGAGGCGGCGCTGGCGGACATGGACCGGGGTCGGCGGTGGGTgcgcgccggcgaggaggagcgggaggTCTGCGCGGCGTTGGAGGGGTTGATGATGGACGCGCTGGTGGCCGAGCTGGTGTGCGACTTGGCACTGGCAGCACGGCGTCGACGTACGCTGTAA
- the LOC123093818 gene encoding uncharacterized protein isoform X1 codes for MGAAAPLTLRDFLEMACESSCSDGFRSYPRRLLPCPVPSCDDGVQAKIKAETAPVRLLIEADLRRSPSRTLSSLLFPRSPRSLAAISRLSRTLSRRLVFWRRHPGDDGSERDSLGLPSPVVSSCCASEYAESDAEAPGPPPVDAAEEKPASKPSPSPSPSSSSGSVDADDGPAAAGAKHKEQLTHGGDAVGSTEEEKQQLSPVSVMDFPFLHHHHDDDGDETSDPGTCSPATPFQHCLPDDPQRTLRSNKAQAQELLLLHKIRRLDGLAHAVGPVDLEAQFGTESDRQSAESDDTHTQTSNSSSTSADHGVAATWSPRCWSGADREAERGPDVPRRLLARLLKDDDDDGTAVTSGATERLLLDFFEEGLDRRRASEAGPVIGASRPSDHESALVRAARDWVQGARTRWGAEDVLYAGEAALADMDRGRRWVRAGEEEREVCAALEGLMMDALVAELVCDLALAARRRRTL; via the exons ATGGGGgcggcggcgccgctgacgctgcgGGACTTCCTGGAGATGGCGTGCGAGTCCAGCTGCAGCGACGGCTTCCGCTCCTACCCGCGCCGCCTgctcccctgccccgtcccctcCTGCGACGACGGCGTGCAGGCCAAGATTAAGGCGGAGACGGCGCCCGTGCGGCTgctcatcgaggccgacctgcggCGGAGCCCGTCGCGGAcgctctcctccctcctcttcccgAGGAGCCCCCGGTCGCTGGCCGCCATCTCGCGCCTCTCCAGGACCCTCTCGCGGCGGCTCGTCTTCTGGAGGCGACACCCCGGCGACGACGGCAGCGAGCGGGACTCCCTCGGCCTCCCGTCGCCCGTCGTCAGCAGCTGCTGCGCGTCCGAGTACGCCGAGTCGGACGCCGAGGCGCCTGGCCCGCCGCCCGTCGACGCGGCGGAGGAGAAGCCCGCCTcgaagccgtcgccgtcgccgtcgccgtcgtccagCTCGGGCAGCGTCGACGCGGAcgacggccccgccgccgccggtgccAAGCACAAG GAGCAGCTAACACATGGCGGCGATGCCGTCGGGTCgacggaggaggagaagcagcagcTGAGCCCCGTCTCCGTCATGGACTTCcccttcctccaccaccaccacgacgacgacggcgacgaaacGAGCGACCCCGGCACCTGCTCGCCTGCTACCCCCTTCCAGCACTGCCTCCCCGATGATCCCCAACGTACGCTAC GGTCGAACAAGGCGCAGGCgcaggagctgctgctgctgcacaagATCCGACGGCTCGACGGCCTGGCGCATGCGGTGGGCCCCGTGGATCTCGAGGCGCAGTTCGGCACCGAATCTGATCGCCAGTCTGCGGAATCTGACGACACGCACACCCAGACGAGCAACTCCAGCAGCACCAGCGCCGACCACGGCGTGGCGGCGACGTGGTCACCACGGTGCTGGAGCGGCGCCGATCGTGAAGCAGAGCGCGGACCTGACGTGCCCCGGCGCCTCCTCGCGCGACTCCTcaaagacgacgacgacgacggcacgGCAGTTACTTCGGGTGCCACGGAACGGCTGCTCCTTGACTTCTTCGAGGAGGGACTCGACCGGCGCCGTGCGTCGGAGGCAGGGCCGGTGATCGGCGCGTCGAGGCCGTCGGACCACGAGTCGGCGCTGGTGCGTGCGGCACGGGATTGGGTGCAGGGCGCCAGGACGCGGTGGGGCGCGGAGGACGTGTTGTACGCCGGGGAGGCGGCGCTGGCGGACATGGACCGGGGTCGGCGGTGGGTgcgcgccggcgaggaggagcgggaggTCTGCGCGGCGTTGGAGGGGTTGATGATGGACGCGCTGGTGGCCGAGCTGGTGTGCGACTTGGCACTGGCAGCACGGCGTCGACGTACGCTGTAA
- the LOC123090336 gene encoding dehydration-responsive element-binding protein 1F-like, whose translation MEEEREEAGVALTGRRARADTRHPVYRGIRLRGGKWVSEIREPGKASRIWLGTYRTPEMAAAAYDAAALALRGARAAGPALNFPGEALSRPAPASCAPDDIRAAAAAAAAMVVDAGSSPRTEADGGRSGSGSCGAGEQGPVVDEDDVFEMPRLLASMAEGLMMSPPRLGAATAVDDDHDGGMSLWEHS comes from the coding sequence atggaggaggagcgggaggaggcggGCGTGGCGCTGACGGGGAGGCGGGCGCGGGCGGACACGAGGCACCCGGTGTACCGGGGCATCCGGCTCAGGGGCGGCAAGTGGGTGTCGGAGATCCGGGAGCCGGGCAAGGCCAGCAGGATCTGGCTGGGCACGTACCGGACGCCCGAGATGGCCGCCGCCGCGTACGACGCCGCCGCATTGGCGCTGCGGGGGGCCCGGGCCGCCGGCCCCGCGCTCAACTTCcccggcgaggcgctgtcgcggcCCGCGCCGGCGTCGTGCGCGCCGGACGACATACGGGCGGCCGCGGCCGCAGCCGCGGCGATGGTTGTCGATGCCGGCAGCTCTCCTCGGACGGAGGCTGATGGCGGCCGCTCCGGGTCCGGGAGCTGCGGCGCGGGTGAACAGGGCCCCGTCGTGGACGAGGACGACGTCTTCGAGATGCCGCGGCTGCTGGCGAGCATGGCGGAGGGGCTGATGATGAGCCCGCCGAGGCTgggcgcggcgacggcggtggacgacgaccacGATGGCGGCATGAGCTTGTGGGAACACTCTTGA
- the LOC123093819 gene encoding pentatricopeptide repeat-containing protein At5g66520 translates to MPPPTTAGTLPNRALHARLLRSGALDADPSAAAPLAASAANSSLPYALSLLRAHPSTFSYNTAIRSLAHGPRPHLAVALYRSMLLGPLSNPNNYTYPPLLAACARLLPASSPTPAAAPGTAVHASLFRRGLDSRDRFIGASLLSFYAAAGDLPAARQVFDASPPGQRDLPLWNSLLHAHLSQGFYAHVLRLSRQMPAADEVTLLALVSACSHLGALDTGRWAHASYARTRRSTTRNLGTALLNMYMRCGDVESAWSVFRETLDKDVRTWSVMIAGLATNGLPRDALALFAEMKNTGVDPDSITMTAVLSACAHAGMVDEGKKFLDCMPVEYRVQPTIEHYGCVVDLLGRAGQLDEALALIKTVPFKADVVLWGALLVACRVHKNVDMGEMAAMEILKLDPQHAGACVFLSNVYADAGKWDLVQGVRSSMKEHKIYKPPGSSIVELNGVVYEFLSGDRSHPQSDRIYAMLDEICKTLSLKGHKPSTKEVTFDVDEEDKEVCISQHSEKLALALGLISTTRGDVIRIVKNLRICEDCHSVMKIVSEVYDRVIVVRDRNRFHHFKNGSCSCLDYW, encoded by the coding sequence ATGCCGCCGCCGACCACCGCGGGCACGCTCCCGAACAGGGCACTCCACGCCCGGCTCCTCCGCTCCGGCGCGCTCGACGCCGACCCGtcagccgccgccccgctcgccgcgtCGGCCGCCAACTCCTCCCTCCCCTACGCGCTCTCCCTCCTCCGAGCCCACCCCTCCACCTTCTCCTACAACACCGCCATCCGCTCCCTCGCGCACGGCCCCcgcccgcacctcgccgtcgccctcTACCGCTCCATGCTCCTCGGCCCCCTCTCCAACCCCAACAACTACACCTACCCGCCGCTCCTCGCCGCCTGCGCCCGCCTCCTCCCCGCGAGCTCACCAACCCCGGCGGCCGCGCCGGGCACCGCCGTCCACGCCTCCCTCTTCCGCCGCGGCCTGGATTCCCGCGACCGGTTCATCGGCGCGTCGCTCCTCTCCTTCTATGCGGCCGCCGGGGACCTGCCCGCCGCACGCCAGGTGTTCGACGCAAGTCCCCCCGGCCAAAGGGACCTGCCTCTCTGGAACTCGCTCCTCCACGCCCACCTCTCGCAGGGCTTCTACGCCCACGTGCTGCGCCTCTCGCGGCAGATGCCCGCCGCCGACGAGGTCACGCTGCTCGCCCTCGTCTCCGCCTGCTCGCATCTCGGCGCGCTCGACACAGGCCGCTGGGCGCATGCTTCCTATGCAAGGACCCGCCGGAGCACCACCAGGAATCTGGGCACCGCTCTGCTCAACATGTACATGAGGTGCGGAGATGTCGAGAGCGCGTGGTCCGTGTTCCGGGAGACGCTCGACAAGGATGTCCGGACGTGGAGCGTCATGATCGCCGGACTGGCCACCAACGGTCTCCCCAGGGACGCGCTGGCCTTGTTCGCTGAGATGAAGAACACAGGTGTGGACCCAGATTCCATCACCATGACCGCTGTGCTGAGTGCGTGCGCCCATGCTGGCATGGTGGATGAGGGCAAGAAGTTCCTGGACTGTATGCCGGTTGAATATCGTGTACAGCCCACCATAGAGCATTATGGCTGCGTCGTCGATCTGCTTGGTCGAGCAGGGCAGCTAGATGAGGCATTGGCTCTCATTAAGACTGTCCCGTTCAAGGCTGATGTTGTGCTATGGGGTGCTCTCTTGGTCGCATGTAGGGTTCACAAGAATGTCGACATGGGGGAGATGGCTGCCATGGAGATACTCAAGTTGGATCCCCAGCATGCCGGGGCATGTGTGTTCTTATCTAATGTCTATGCTGATGCTGGGAAATGGGACCTTGTACAAGGGGTAAGGAGCTCGATGAaagaacacaagatatacaagCCTCCAGGATCCAGCATTGTTGAGCTGAATGGTGTGGTTTACGAGTTCTTGTCCGGGGACCGTTCACATCCTCAGTCTGATCGAATATATGCAATGCTTGATGAGATTTGCAAGACCTTAAGCCTCAAGGGACACAAGCCTTCAACTAAAGAAGTTACCTTCGACGTTGATGAGGAGGACAAAGAAGTTTGCATTTCGCAGCACAGCGAGAAACTCGCGCTTGCCTTGGGACTCATAAGCACGACAAGAGGGGATGTCATCCGTATAGTGAAGAACCTGAGAATCTGTGAGGATTGTCACTCTGTCATGAAGATAGTCTCAGAGGTCTACGATCGAGTCATAGTTGTCAGAGACCGAAACCGGTTCCACCACTTCAAGAACGGCTCCTGTTCCTGCTTGGACTATTGGTAG